The DNA segment AAAAATTGGTATGACAACAGCAAATCAATTTGACTATATGACATGACCAACTTTAAGTCGGTTCAGATTAGGAAAGTTGGAACATCATTCTATTCGGAAGCCCTGCAGAGAGCTGGCAGATACGTTATTTATGTGGGCCTGAATCTAGGGATCTGCAATCTTTCATGATTTTTGAGGCTTTGTTAGATCAGTCTACAGATTACAAGATTTGTTACTGTCAATCTCTAATATGGGAACCACTGGCTTTACTGAAGACCTCGATTGAGGTTAGTGCCCAATGAGCTGGGCATTACTGCACCACCATGAGTTAACTCTTACAACCATTTACTATAATACTGATGCTGTGGAGCTGCAGACACCCAACCTAGGAATTTTAATGGAAAAATAATTACACATTTACATGTTGGTGTGGGGAGGGGGTGGTGCAAAAACTCATAGGAGCCTTCCTTGTACCTGAAGTAATTGGGGTGAAGTGAACGTAAATGAAACAGCATGGGAAACGGGGCTTATCCCTAAATACATAGAGAGGAAGGAAGCTTCAGGATTAGCTACACAAATAGCTGCTTAACAGGCTCTAGCCTGAGTGGCACAGCACAGGGAAGGGGATTTGACCCCCTCTTTATGCTGTTTTGGAGAGTTCAGGGCCATGTGTGCATGAAGTGGCATAGTTAGTCCCAACATAGTACTAGAAAGTGGCAGGAGAGGTTTCAAGGCTGGCTACACTACAGCCTGAGTGGACAGcctgtgtagtgtagtggttagagtgttggactaggacctgggaggccagggttcaaaccccatgaagctcgctgggcgaccttgggccagtcactgcctcttagcctaacctacatcacagggttgttgtggcgaTTAAAGGAAGAAGGGgcaaaccatgtatgccatcttgagctccgtggagaaaaggtgggatataaatgcaataaataaataaataactaggaAGACCAATTCATCCACACTTGTTGTCCTTATTAAATGGGGGTGAGTAGGATAACAGAGAACTCAGTTTCTATCTCTCCCCTGCCTCCCCACTTTTGTTACTGTCCAGGATTTTTAACTATATTCTGGTGTCCTGTTCCTATGGGATGTCTTTGCACACTGACTACCCTTATCAGGAGGATTTGCGGGTGTTGCATACGaaatgtatacagaaagcattaaCTTGTTTGTGAATGTCCCCATTATGCTGCCTAGTAATCAAACCACCAAACTAGCTTTTAGAAgaacaagtgggatctgcaacaaaatggcgTGATATATCCCCAGCCCATAAAATGAGTGATTCTGTGCAAGGTTCCAGGAAGCCTGTTCAGGCACTTTGTAAATTAATTCCTTCTTTTCTTCCCATCCTCATTTCTTCCCCTCAACTGACACCTCATTGTTCTAGAAGCTCTCAGGCCATTAAAAAACTTGACGCACTTCTAAGGTCCCCTAAGTGGGTAGAAGCCATTACCTTATTTGTGGATGGCCCCATTTCACTTAAACTGATATGCACTCAACCTACCTTAGTTCACTGTGAAAGGGAATAATGATGATGAGTTTGATTTCACAAAATCAATTAAGTAATTGGATTTCACTTCAAGTCAGCCTTCAagaacctggcaccctccagatgttttggatgacaactcccattagccccagccagccagggatcatggaagttatagtccaacagcatctggagggcactgtgttggctaccTTTGTCTTATTGTGACAGGCAGCCAAATCCACTACCCCACATCAGATCTCTGGAGAGAAGCAGCTGCCCTCAAGGCACTTACTCTTTCTCTGTCTTTCCCCATGTCTCTCACAGTCTgccctaacacacacacccagcttctATTGGTTTCCATCTAGCTCCCCCTCACACCTTTCTCTTTGGCTGCGTGGAGGGAGGGAATAAGGATGTCATCTTCTCCAACTACTGAGCCATACTGAACCTTTTACCTGTAGTTTCCCTTATAAAAGTTGTGCAGTTTTGCCACTGACTATTAAAGGAATCCCCAACAATACTTCTGACTCCATTAACCCTCTCCTGTCCAAACCTACTATCTTAATATAATCTTTaatatttaattaaattaaagGACCTGCACCTAAATGTTTGGCTGATTATTTCAAATTGGTTTCTGCGCTTCAgcctcctttccctctgcagctTCTATGCACATCTCATTTTCTTTTACACCTCTTCCCCCATGTTCCTCTGGGCTTGTACTTCTCTAGTATCTAAGGCACGATCCAAAGCTTCTGCCTCTGCCAGCAGAGTTTTATGGCACGTCCGGGCCACCGGACATCCTCAGCCCTGCAGGCTGAGAAGGCACAGAGCGATCAGAGGTGGCTGGCAGGAGGCCAGCTTAACCAGCAGAGTTGGGTCAAGAGACACTTCTGCCCAATCCAGCTCTGCCCTGCCCAGCCCAGCATAAGGGTTGTGGATGATTATTCTATAAGTCACTCAGCAAAGATCAGAGACCCTTTGTATCAAAACATTAGAGCAGATCAGCCAAGGGCAGCCACAAATTCATTTGTTTGATTTGTCCCTCTTTGCCAAAGGCAGAAAAGCTAATTTCTCCCAGAAGCTTTGCATTCCTTCTCCTGCACTACAAAATACAAGGCAAAATCCAATTATTCCAATACAGATTCTCAAGCAAAAAATAATTATGCAATTTTCAAGAGACCTACCTGTGCCACTGGTCAACAACAGCTTTTGAAGGTAATCTCCAGATTATTTTGGGCTTTGGCTCTCCTGTAGCTGAGCAATTCAGAAGCAATCTGTCCCCAAAATTCAGCTGAGTCAGTCTTTGAGATGAAGCTgcaattctggggattgtatctctATGTTCTACCTGGAGGATTACCACTCTCCTTTCTGAACCAGTGGAGCTGGTTGCGATACATTCATAATTCCCGCTGTCAGAAGAACCTATATTCTTGATGTAAAGAGTTCCATTAGGGAACAGAAAAATCTTGCCATTTATATACTGCAAAGGCTTCACCTCAGTTCCATCAAAGAGAACCCAGTGAACATATGGATGAGGGTTTCCTTTGGCAGTACAGGGAAGCTTCAAGCTTCCCCCCATTTTCTCTAACacgtattgcttcttttcttccaGTATAATGGGTGGTGCAGCAATAACTTGTAGTCTTACTATCATTGTATCTGAACCAGCTGGGTTATTTGCAGTGCATGTGTAAATCCCTCTGTCATAAACACTAACTTTCTTTATCATCAATGTGCCATCTGTTTGCACAGAAACAGCCTCATTTCCTGTAGAAGATTCTGAGATGTAAGTTTTGTTTGCAAGGACCCATGAAATGGTAGGAATGGGACGGCCTTCAGCTGTACACTTCATGGTCACTAGCTTGCCAGAGTGGACTGTAATAATCTTGGACCTTCCCTCCAGGATTCGAGGTGGATAGGTCACTACAGACAATGTAATAAGCAGCCTGTCAGAGCCATGCTGATTGGTAGCCACGCACAGGTACTGTCCACGATCCTGGATGTTGACATTTTGGATGGAGAGAGTACCATTGGGAAGAACCTTAAATCTGTTATCCTGATTGTGTTTTGGTACATCAACCCCTAATTAAACAAGATGAAAATAAAATTAGCCTGATTTCTATATTAAAATCTTATTTtcatacattttaatatataacTGCTTTTAAGGAACTAAAAAAATAAGTTGTAAACTCAAATTAACTTTCCGGTATGTATGCAGAGTTACATATAAATAGAAACAGAATAAAGGTACATTAGTTGCAATCCTGCAACACAATACTCATCTTTATAAGTGTCACAGAAGACAGGATTTATACACCTGTGTCTCAGGGTaggattattacatttataatacTAATGTTCATTTGCTGGTCTTGTActgaaataaacaaatcaatcaaTACCAATGTTCCTCTAAGGAACATAAAGTACtgattttgacctacaaagccctatacggctcaggtccaggctatttgacagatcgtatctccctacatgaacctgtctgggatttgagatcttcaggtgaggcccttcttgtgctccccacacctttgcaagtacatatgatgcggacacaagatagggccttctcggtggccgcccctaggctatggaactcccttccgagtgaggtgcaattagctccctccttgccgtctttccggcgacaagtaaagactgttttatttcaacgggcatttgggatagagaacgaccaagattaaatgtcataggattggtgactacagtatatgattttattattttaaattgtccgctgtttttgatgtatgttttatggtttttaatttttctcatagtttaattctattttaattgtatatttctgtatgttttaattgtgttgtttttagttgtaagctgctctgagtcctattggaaaaagggcggggtagaaataaagtttattattattattattattataaagcagtatatatggatcttcccactccccattttatcctcacaacaacctagtgaagaaggctaggctgagagagcatgacaggctcaagatcacccagtgagcttcatggacccAGCAATGATTTGAACCAGGGTTTTCCCAGTCCTAACAAAACACGCTAAtcactgtaccacactggctcttattacACCCTCAAAACGCAGTCCTAGGGTTGAAAGCATAccattatgggtttgggggttgagatataTTATTTCTATGAGTCCTCTGATtgaaaccctgcacctggagatgggctctgcagcaaataaacctgctccgctggtcagatgggcaagcgcagggacccctggagatctctcaccacttggagattggggttgCATGCAACAATACATAGGATGTTAATATTGTCCACACTGCATCCTCACTTATATTTTGTGTATAACAAAAAAGAATGTTCAATGTAAATGTGGGAAACCAACCTGATGATACTTTGGTCCAGTGTATTGTTGGCCAGGGGCTACCACTGGCTTCACAAGGGATGAAAGCATCTGAATTAGCCAGGACAGTAAATGCTGCCAGTTTTCCTCCAATTATGCTAGGTTTTGCCCCCCTGGTTTGGTACAACAAATCTAAGTTAATCAGATTGGTAGTAGTGACCTCCTGGTCTGCTGTCTTCTCAGACCAATTTTTCACATGATTGTTCTTATTTTTTCTCCACAAAGGAGTATATTGAGTGGAGCTCTGTGGAGATTTCAATATACTCAATGTGTTGACCATGAGGGCTTTGCCACTTTCTGTGGTTTTAGAAGATGGTTCATGCCAGGATATTTTTCCCCACCTGGGAGATGCAGTTGTTTGTGTGATAGTTGCACTTGGCAGGACCGTTGCTTGGGATGCTAATGGGTTGGGTGCTTGTGTGTCGATGTACCTTGCATTATTAGGAGTTTGACTACTTAATTCATTTGTAACAGGAAGAGCTGcttttgttgtttgctttttttgAACAGCTTCCCATACCACAGTCTGATTTGTTGCTTTATCATATGCCACTGTAGTAGCATGTGTTAGTTTGGTAGACTCTAGTCCCAATGTTATCAAGGATGTGTCTGGTAACACTGTGGTCATGCTTCCTGCGTCCAAGAATGATACTGTCAGTGGAATCACAGTCACGGGTTTTTCAGAAGACAAGTTGTCTATTGATACCTCTGTAGTTAGAAGATTTTCAGTGGTAATATTCCTTATTGATACCTGAGTGGTAGGTGTGGATTTATTGTCTGTAATTATATCAGTTGCAGCAAGAATGGGTGACTGTAGTCGAGCTGTAATTGCCTCCATGCTGGTGAATTTTGAAATCAGTTCAGTTGATACGGGGCTAGCAGGCTCAGTTACTGTTTTAGCTATTGTCAGAGTCGGAGAAACTGTGGGTTTTTTGGACAGGGTAACAAATCCTTTGTTAACAATAATGTTTCTGTGTGAAGACATGAATTTTTTCAaaggcctcctcctcctttgaccACTCCTTCTGCCTGGCTTTAACAGTTTGAGTTTGGCAGCATTAGTCTGAACACGAACAGTAGTAGCTGGGATAAGAATTGGCATGATGCTGTTGCCATCAGTTTCTTTCCCTGCAGCATATGTAAGGTTGGAGACATAGATTGAAGGGGGCAATTCTGTACCATTGAGTGGTAGAGTGGGAACATGTTTTACCAGCATCATGTTGTTATTGATGGGTTTAATTATGCGACTATCAGTTTGGTTCTCAGTCTTTGAAACAGCATTATTATATGCTGGTGAAATTCTGTACATTGATATTGGACCTGTAGTTTGAACAGGCATAACAGATTCCACAGGTGAGGATTCTCCACTTGTTTTTAATCTGGgtttcttctccagtagctcctTTTGAGCATTATTGTCAGGAATTTCCCCTGTTGAAACAATGGAAGAGGCCTTCGTTCCAAGAGTAGAAAGGGTGGGTTTCATAAACAATGGTGATGAGGTTGATGTGGTTTCCAAGCCAGTCCTAGGGCTATGGATAGTTGCTGTTGGGAGTCTGATGCTAAATGATGGGTTTGTGTCAGTAATTGCTTGTAATGGTGCACCAGATTTTCCTTCTCTATGTGATACAACTTGGGTGCTTTCAGGATAGAAAGGGATTGTTGTGGAAGTTGTATGCTCTTCAGCTGCAAGCAGTTTGTTTCTTGAGAATGCCAAGAACTGATTTACAGTGGTCGTTTCTGGGTGATGAGTTTTAAATGAAGTGGAAATAAATGCTTGGGAGGTAAGCTGTTTAAGAGATTTCTTGGGAGGAGTTAAGGCAGGTGTGCTGACTTCTATAGAAGGAGGCAGAGTTGTACTTCCTTCAACAAACCCTTGTTTAACAAAAGCAAATCTCTGCCCTACAATGTTGGAAATATGGCCAGGTCTAACTATTAGTCTTCTACCAGAGATTTTTCTTCGTTTGATATACCATCTGGAAAGAGGGGTGTGAGTTGTAACATCTCTAACTATCTTAACCTGCTGAGTGATATTGGTTGACCCTGCAGGTAATTGGGGTGTTATTTTTTGTGTACTGTAAACATAAACATCTCTAAACATATCAGGTACACTGACTGTCACTACAGacactttattatttgatttccttAAGGTTTTCCCAGTTGCCTTTGTAAATAAATCAAGTTTTTCAGTATTTTTGTTGGAAGTTATAGAGTGTCTGCTCTTAGTAATATTCATTGCTGATGTAATTGTTGGTGTGGCTTTCAGATGCAGATTATTTTCCACAGACCCTATCAATCCTTGGAAAGTATTTAAAGTTTTTGTTATAGCACTTGGTAGATTAGATGATGGTGTTGTTGATGACTCCATATTGGTTGATGAAGTAGGTAACGTTTGATATGTTTCAAGAGAAGTTTTTTCAGGTTCAGGTGTAAGTTCTGTATATAATTTCTGGTTTTTCAGGATCTCAGAATCCGTAACTATTGGACTGGTACCTGGAGTTACAAGTTCTGTAACCATGCCAGATGTTGCCAAAGAACTGAAATTACTTGATACGCTTCCAATTTCCGCTGTCACTACATTTCCTGATGCTTCTCTCAGGGTAGAGACTGCAGGTCTTTTAGTGGCTAGTAGAATAAATTCTTCCTCTGGAAATATATCCTCTCCAGACGACTCTTCATTTCCAGAAATCTTTGAGGACAAAACCACTTTCACTGCTGGTTTCACTGTGGCATTTTCTGGTTTTCTTAGAAATGTGGCAttctttgttttttccaaaagtGCTGCCCAGCGTAATGGATCAATTCTCCTTGTGGAAGGACCAAATTGCCTCTTGCGCCCTCTAAACCATTTGTTTATCTTGTCCCTGTTGTGCCTGTACATTTCTTTGTGATTagtcctggttttgttttgtctGGGCTGATTTATAGACCAGCCTTTAGTGGATGTCTTGCTAGTTGCTTGTGTCTGCCTAGTTGATGAAGGGGGATTTTGAGGTTTGGCAGTAACTCTGTGCTCTTCATTACCAGACCCTTCTGCTGCTTCATCTTCTACTTGAATATCTAGTTTTTGTGATCTGTCTGAATTCCTTTTAACTAGTACTTGGTAAATTAAAAAATCAACTCCATATTGATTAGCAGTGACACACCTGAAATAACCACCATCCCGATCAGtcatttgttgtatttttaatgtgcCATTATGAAAAAGAAACTTGTTTTTTGAAGAATGATGAAGAACCATGTGCTCAGGCAAGATCCAATCAACAGAGGCATCTGGGATACCTGTAGAATGGCATGGAAGGTAGAGTGTTTCACCTAAAAATGCTGAGAGCTGAGGTCCATTTAAATGGTTGTGTTCAATATAAGGATCTATCACAGTAATTCTAAAAGTCAAGACATCAGCATCAGCGTAATTTGTTCCTATACAGTGATAAACTCCACTGTCAAAATGATCTGCTGTACGTAACATGAGCTTTCCAGATTTTTTTATCATGATTCTCCCATCTTCACTAACAAATGGAGCTCTAACCTTGCTCCCATCAGCTAATAACCACTCAATTACTGGGGTAGGATCTCCAAGTGCCTGGCAGTTCAGTTCCACAGATCCGCCTACTAAAACAGAGTGTTCAGTTCTTGTACTATTTTCTTGTAAGATCACGGCCCAGTTTTGTCTTTCTGATTTTGGAGAAGTGAATGGGAGGGTAATTTGAGCATTGATGGAATACTGGATATGCAGAGTGTTGAGTGTGGTTGCCGTCCTGTCCAACTGCAATGACACTTGTCCCTGCATCAACCAAGGAGGCTCAGCTCTCAATTCAGCTTCTATGCCAGTGAAAAGCTCTTCATTTTCAGAATCTGTTTGCTTGTATTTATAACCGATGTGAGGCACTTCTGTTAGTAAGAGATCTCTTTCCAGTTTTAATGGAGAATTGCTGTAAAGGGCCAGTATGCTCCACAACTGCTGAATATACTCATCGTCAATGCTACACACAAGGAATGTTGACAATGATATTTCAAGTACTGTGGTGGTGTCAATTTTTTTAAGTGTAACTGGAGACATTTTTGCAGGCTTCTGCACATTGCAAGCAAGATTTGCTTGATTTCCTGCTTGGTCTGTCATGTTTAA comes from the Rhineura floridana isolate rRhiFlo1 chromosome 7, rRhiFlo1.hap2, whole genome shotgun sequence genome and includes:
- the IGSF10 gene encoding immunoglobulin superfamily member 10 isoform X2; this encodes MLICVKTLVYNKSCQKLEMNKRDVIKCKKDRGIVGVLQCPLCANPRIFKDKQLAGMLHSDFNCVKPAIDPTLKWKNITVPDDGDFTSVSPRDFIAPIGSMVLNMTDQAGNQANLACNVQKPAKMSPVTLKKIDTTTVLEISLSTFLVCSIDDEYIQQLWSILALYSNSPLKLERDLLLTEVPHIGYKYKQTDSENEELFTGIEAELRAEPPWLMQGQVSLQLDRTATTLNTLHIQYSINAQITLPFTSPKSERQNWAVILQENSTRTEHSVLVGGSVELNCQALGDPTPVIEWLLADGSKVRAPFVSEDGRIMIKKSGKLMLRTADHFDSGVYHCIGTNYADADVLTFRITVIDPYIEHNHLNGPQLSAFLGETLYLPCHSTGIPDASVDWILPEHMVLHHSSKNKFLFHNGTLKIQQMTDRDGGYFRCVTANQYGVDFLIYQVLVKRNSDRSQKLDIQVEDEAAEGSGNEEHRVTAKPQNPPSSTRQTQATSKTSTKGWSINQPRQNKTRTNHKEMYRHNRDKINKWFRGRKRQFGPSTRRIDPLRWAALLEKTKNATFLRKPENATVKPAVKVVLSSKISGNEESSGEDIFPEEEFILLATKRPAVSTLREASGNVVTAEIGSVSSNFSSLATSGMVTELVTPGTSPIVTDSEILKNQKLYTELTPEPEKTSLETYQTLPTSSTNMESSTTPSSNLPSAITKTLNTFQGLIGSVENNLHLKATPTITSAMNITKSRHSITSNKNTEKLDLFTKATGKTLRKSNNKVSVVTVSVPDMFRDVYVYSTQKITPQLPAGSTNITQQVKIVRDVTTHTPLSRWYIKRRKISGRRLIVRPGHISNIVGQRFAFVKQGFVEGSTTLPPSIEVSTPALTPPKKSLKQLTSQAFISTSFKTHHPETTTVNQFLAFSRNKLLAAEEHTTSTTIPFYPESTQVVSHREGKSGAPLQAITDTNPSFSIRLPTATIHSPRTGLETTSTSSPLFMKPTLSTLGTKASSIVSTGEIPDNNAQKELLEKKPRLKTSGESSPVESVMPVQTTGPISMYRISPAYNNAVSKTENQTDSRIIKPINNNMMLVKHVPTLPLNGTELPPSIYVSNLTYAAGKETDGNSIMPILIPATTVRVQTNAAKLKLLKPGRRSGQRRRRPLKKFMSSHRNIIVNKGFVTLSKKPTVSPTLTIAKTVTEPASPVSTELISKFTSMEAITARLQSPILAATDIITDNKSTPTTQVSIRNITTENLLTTEVSIDNLSSEKPVTVIPLTVSFLDAGSMTTVLPDTSLITLGLESTKLTHATTVAYDKATNQTVVWEAVQKKQTTKAALPVTNELSSQTPNNARYIDTQAPNPLASQATVLPSATITQTTASPRWGKISWHEPSSKTTESGKALMVNTLSILKSPQSSTQYTPLWRKNKNNHVKNWSEKTADQEVTTTNLINLDLLYQTRGAKPSIIGGKLAAFTVLANSDAFIPCEASGSPWPTIHWTKVSSGVDVPKHNQDNRFKVLPNGTLSIQNVNIQDRGQYLCVATNQHGSDRLLITLSVVTYPPRILEGRSKIITVHSGKLVTMKCTAEGRPIPTISWVLANKTYISESSTGNEAVSVQTDGTLMIKKVSVYDRGIYTCTANNPAGSDTMIVRLQVIAAPPIILEEKKQYVLEKMGGSLKLPCTAKGNPHPYVHWVLFDGTEVKPLQYINGKIFLFPNGTLYIKNIGSSDSGNYECIATSSTGSERRVVILQVEHRDTIPRIAASSQRLTQLNFGDRLLLNCSATGEPKPKIIWRLPSKAVVDQWHRMGNRIHVHPNGSLAVETVTEKDAGDYICVARNKMGDDLILMKVSVTMKPAKIDQKQYFKKMVPYGKDFKMDCKASGSPEPEISWSLPDGTMINNVMQADDSGHRSQRYTLFDNGTLYFNKIGIAEEGDYTCYAQNTLGKDEMKVHITVVAAAPYIKQNSKTYAKVKAGDTALFNCEAIGEPKPKIFWLLPSNDMISASNHRYLLHVNGSLSVTKVRLLDAGEYICVARNSGGDETKLYKLEVISKPPLINGLYKNKTVIKTTAIKHSKKQMDCRAEGTPIPQIMWIMPDNIFLTAPYYGSRVTVHKNGTLEIRNVRPSDTAEFICVARNEGGESILVVQLEVLEMLRRPTFRNPFNEKVIAKPGKTTFLNCSVDGNPPPEIIWMLPNGTRISSGFRTLHYFLGDNGTLVIYSPSKADAGKYRCAAKNKVGYIEKLIILEVGQKPTIFIHPREAIKSISGESLSLHCLAGGSPKPNIIWTVPNGYVLDRPQINGRHTLLENGTLVIRETTVHDRGSYACKAQNYAGDSTVVVFVMIVAHPPWITNRPPRNIRTMAGVAVQLHCMALGIPNPEITWELPDHSLLSTGSKGQPSESELHPQGTLVIQNPKLSDSGVYKCMAKNQLGSDSTVTYVQVI